CCACCGATGATGGGGAATACATAACTTGTCTTGTGCATGACATATGCCAGTGCAATGCTGGTGATGAGTGTGTTCTTACGGTTAGCGATCGACTCCAGCACTTTACTGGTTCTGATCTCTTTCTCGCTGGCCTCCACTCTGCGTCCTTCCCGCGCATTGCGCTGTTCTTCGGTCTTGAATTTTCCGCCTCCAAGAGATCCCCATGGGGCAATTCCCATGCCCTCAGCTTGGCACATGGGGATGATGTCTCGCTCGAAGTCACGCGAGGCCGCAGACCAACGACCTTGGTAAACGGAGAATTGGCGGAGTCCATTGCAGCGAGCATACTCGTTGGCCTTGCTATGGGGGTTTCAGCAAGTTATTCGCTCGTAGAAGGCACATTGTATCTTACCTCACGATCCAAGCAGGAGTGTCGCTGACGCCCAAGTGGAGGACCTTTCCAGAGAGTACGAGTTGGTTGAGAGATTGCATCAGCTCTGGAATAGAGGTGTTGCCATCATACCAGTGAACATAGAGCTGTGGCCCTGTTAGCTTAGCATTCTGGGCTTCGCTCGTAAGAAAATACCTACAAGATCAATGTAATCGGTCTGCAGGTTCTTAAGGCTGGCCTCAACTGAAGCCCTCAGACTTTTCGTTCCGTTGCCAGTGAAGTTCACCATGATATTAGGAGCACCAGGTCCGGCTCGAAAGTTGGTGGTGTATTTGGTAGCAACAACTGAGGGAATACGTCAGTTCAGCACCCAGTGTTGAGTGAGAAAGGGTCACAAACCGATTTCATCACGGTTACCGCGTTTCCTCATCCATTCTCCCACCCATTTCTCGGTTTCCTGGAATTGGTAATTGTTTGCAGAGTCAATAAAGTTTCCGCCCTGTTCTTCCATTAGTACATCGTCGATATCTTGTATTCGATATATGGTGTTCATACCTGTTCATAGAAGAAATCCAAAATTGACTCCGACGTGGACTGGTCGCATTCTCCCATCCACTCTTTCCTACGCTACTGTTAGTAGATAGTAGGCATAATTGGATGTGTATCTCACCAAGCATTTCCAAAGTTCATGGTACCAAGGCAAATAGGGGACACCCAAACCGATGCAGTTGGTGACAAAAGTCGGTAGCGCCCCAGAGGACTTTTGGGGGGTGGTGCGAAAGGGAGAGCCATTGTTTGTTGCGGTAGGTTGCTAGTGTTCGTGATACAGAGGTGCGAAGATGAGGTGAAAAGATGTAGTGGGAATGGATTTGTAGGGATAATGAAGATGGAGTGGGCAGTGAGTGAAAGTGGTGATGATAGTGGCAGCGGCAGTGGCGTCACTGCAGAAGAACAATCGATGGTGGCTGGATTTATGTTATCAGATATAAGGGTTGTGAATATTTCTTCAGTTGATGGTGAAAGGTTCTCTTCTGACTTTATATATTCAGATCTATCATATGGAACTGGCAACTCCTACCAATACCATCCACACCGTTTGGGAACGGACCTTCTGGACTTAAACGGATTTGTCGGACCCGTACTTAGGTACTGAAGAACAGTGACATATTTCGCGATGCGTTCATCAGAAGATATTGAAATTGACTCAGCTTCCGCGGTACATACGAGGTGCATACGGGCATGTAGCAAGAGTTGACATCCATTCATACAACCAAAGGAACAAGACCTCGTAACCTAGCTCAAGCGAACTCACGTAAACATTCTCATTGGTTTCTCAAGATGCACTAAACCGGCGAACTACCTTGATACGTTTAGATCAAGATCAGTTCATGCAATTATTCAGCAAAAGCAGTTGTCAAGATGATCGAAACAAGCAGCTGAGAGCTGGAGTTAACGGACTTAGAACATAGGGAAGTGTTCAAGTTGCATTAGGCACACCTTTAGCATCCACTAGATATGTGGCTCGAGATCGACATTAAACGCCTTGACGTGCGAGATTGTGTAGCATCCTAAGATTCTTACATCAACGCATCATAATGTTTTGTTTGACGTGTAAGTCGTTTGTGGGAAACGGCCTTAACAAGGGAAAAGAGCAGTTGGAAAGTCCTGACAGCTAAGTGACTTGCCACTCAAAACGTATTGGCCTATTGGAACAATTATCGATATATCGAATAGTATCAGGAACTAAATGAAGTGATAAGGTACACTGGAGTTTCAAAGAATGACAATGCTACTAAcaataagatataaaaatgaggaagatgatgctaAAACTGCCTACCCTGAAGCTGAATATCGACAAGGATGCTGACCTAAAATGGGCTGATGCTGCTGGCCATCGTAGCTCTCTCATTGGTCTGAAGTCCCGATTCCTCGGCCGGCCGGGTACGTACCTACCCTCCAATTCGATTGGATCTCACTCGGCCTAGAATCTGTGCATCACACCACGACAATTACTGCGAGCGACATACCGAGACGACGAATTGAACATCAACCTACGAACCTACGACCTCACAAAGCCGATCTGGGGCAGCATTGGTCCGGATCAAGATGACGACCGCCTAGAATGGCCACTCCAAGCCCCGCCCCTTCAAGGGTCGCCGTCAACGCCCTCCGTGGTGTTCTCCTAACAACGTCCTGTTCAGTCATTATCCTTGCTGAAGAACGACGTCGACGCCTCAATATCGCTCGAGCTGCTCTCGACAATGCCAAGAAACTTCACACTGCGCGGGTGAACCGCAACTCGGCTGCGCTGGCTGAGAGCTACAGCAGTAGACGAGAAACCTTTCCAATTGAAATTACCCACGACTTCTCGCATGCACCCACCAACAATGCTGTGCGCCGTCGTCGAACAAGAATAGACTCGTTGGAGCATGAATTATCGCGCCCGAAGGAGATTGAGCATATAGAGTCTTTTGAGACAACATTGCCTGAGGATGGGGACTCAACAAGCACGCCTCAGAATAGCCAGAGGAGATGGGACGAGTGGGACGCAGCACGAAAGGAATTATCACGAATATCAGAAAACAGCACATCCTATCACAACGCCCTTTCCATCAGGTTATCACCAGAGATCAGCCTACCAACTACATCATTACCAAGGACACGATCACCCAACACCAGGACGACCAAGGCCAGAATGGACGCTAGCACAGGCTCAACGAAAATATTCACGACGGAGAATAACCCAACGGCAAGCGATGGACAAGTTGGCGTAACAAAATCAGAGCCAGCCGATGAAACCCTGATAGGACAACAAGAATCGTGGTCACGGCTGGATAATCTCCTTACGGAAATGGAAACCCAAGACCTGCCACGCGAAGAGCGTGTCCAGAATGAAACGAGAGCTACCAAAATGCTTAAAATGCTGACCTCAGCACAGAGTGAAGAGGCCCAGGAGGTTTTATCAAGAGGTATCCGGATACTTCAGTCCACAGCAGTATCTCGGGAATACGGAACTATCCCTCTCATACTCGAAGCTGTCCGTCCAGCTTGCAACGATATTTGCCTTTTGGCCGTCCCCTTCCTCGACAGTCTTTCCCGGAGCCGCGACGTTGAGGGTGTGAGGCACTTACTGCGAAGTTTATCTCGCTTTGAGCCTCAGTCGAAGGAGGCAGCGAATACCAATCGCAATGAATGGGTCACTCGGCTACTTATGCATTActggaggaagacgaaggaCTTCCTGGAGGTCAAAACGATTTATACATTGCTCCAAAAAGGCGGTCTTTTTGACAATAGTGTATTTTCTTCGTCTACCCAGTATGCTGTCAGACGCAGAATTATCCTCATTGCTCTTGATGCTGGGGATGATGCGACTGCAAGTGCAGAGATGTCCCAGCTCCGCGAGATGAGACCGAAGGCCTCGGGTGTCGATGTCAAGCTTCGTGGGAGGTTTATTGTACGCGAAGCTGAATTGGGACAATGGGACAAGGTCACGGCTGGACTTGAGGCTTTCGGACCTAAAGCAAAGCCATCCGACCAGTTTCAGAATATTCTATCCTGGCTGACAAAGATCTATTGCAAGGATCACACAACCGCAGAGATGGACATTTTTGTGAGAGATCTTGTCAGCAACCACCACATGAGTTTGAACAAGCCCCTAGCTTTCTTTGTTATGGGATAGGCACGGCCGAACCCGcaatcttcaagctcttgttgCGTGGGTGCAGTTCTGCCAAGATGGTGGCTTGGCAATGGAccagatcttcttcaacgaGATTGCCGACAAGTGCTGCAGATACTGGAACCTGTCGAGAGCTGACGTGATCCGCATGCTGAAGGATGCACGAACTTCTGCACCGTGGCTGAAGGACCCTTTGTTGACCAGCTACGCCAGTGAAGGTGGCCTGCATGATCTTCACAAGCCCCTGCCAGGAGAAAAGGTTGACTGCTATGGAATTGCCCCGACTCTGCCTGAACGCCGAGGTGACTCAATATCTATCTATGAGCGAGCAGCTTTCAAGCACATGAATACTCTGGCGCTTGAGAACGACTGGACCGGCGTCTACAGCGCCTACAAGGAGGCAACTAAGAAGGGCCTTGGTGATTCATCACGATGCCTTCGACTTGCTGTTGTCGCCAACATTCACTTAGAAGGTCCCCATTCAGGCACAGTGTCGTGCCTCATTAATGAGGCATACATAAGGAATCACGACATCAGCGGTGCTTTGGTTCCTATGCTGGTCGCTCGACTTGAGGCTGGTGACAATGTAAATGATTTACTCCGCGAGAATCTTGCCAAGGGTCAACACATTCACGACAGTGTATACAACAAAGCCGCTCGTGTTCTCACTCAAAAGGGTAACCCTGAAGCCGCGATCAAGGTCTGCGAAATGGCAGCACAGCAGAATGGTATGGGTGAGCTGGCATACAACAAGTTTAACTTTGCCAGTCTCATCCACTCCTATACTGGACAAGGGCGTTACAGAGACCTGATGTCACTTATTGCAAGCTTCATATCGAAGTCAGAATGGTGGCAGGGTAGCAAAGAGTGCAAGGAATCCGTCAAGTTGGCTATGAAACATGTCGCATCAAGGGCAGCCAGGGACCACAGGCGAGAGAACACGCATAAGCAAGTACTATTACGTCTTGATGATGCTCTTGAACATATCAAGTCCTTACGGGCGACGAACAAACAAGAGCGGGAGGCCGTTACCAAGGAGGTTGTTGGAGCTTTCAAGACGGTGGAAGAGCCAGTGGCATTTGAAGGAGGCTTCTTTCCAGACACACAATCTGGGCGCCAGACGCCAAAGGATAAGCGGAATACAGACTGGGAGTTGTCTTCAAGACGAGATTCAACACCCCAAGCTTTGAACGAGTCGAGGCATAGGATCGTCGAGGATGAATTGCCTGCTCGACAGCACAATATAGATGAGATCCGAACAGCACGACACAAGCGGACGAAACGAGAGAGGACGCCTTCGCCTGAGCTTACTGAGGACGACATATATTTAGAGAAGGAAATAGCCAGAGCAATGGCTTGAGATTAGAGGTTGTATGCTTAGAAGACATATGCATTGGCATGGCGCAGACATTATGGTTACAGAAGAGGCATTTGGGTATATCAGCTTCTTGGTCACATTAACTTTTCTTTGTGGCCTGGAAATATGAGAGCATATGATGGTATCTGTTATGGTACTATCTGTAaaagaaacaacaacacaatATTTGAAGAATCTATTTATCTTCTGAATGCTCTATGAGTTTCAATGTTCTGTAGTTGAACAGCCCCTCTCAGCACATGTCAATTGATATGGATGATTCTTTATTTTCGCATGTGATTCTGTCTCTCTGCTATGAGATGAATTGATTACAGGTGGGGCTTGGGTTGATAGTGTCACATGCATCAGCGTATTCGTGTAGAGTTGACCCCGTTATCATGAGATTTGGTTAATGGAGGTCATCAACCAGAAACTGATTGGCCACTAGCCGCTAAACAGACGCAGGAACATCAAATAAGCATCGACCGCAACCAAAGAAACCCTGAGAGTCGCATTCCGAATACGtattttctcttcctctttcgaGAACCTGAACGAAGTAATACCGGACTCGGCAGAGGAGAAATTGGTTCGAATCACGTACGATCTGAATCTCTATGAGACGACGTCTTTCACATGCGAAAAGTCCCGGAACCTGGCGGTGTCCTTTTCGCACATCGAACCATGCCCGCAAGATCTCGTCTTCGTTGGTTGGCTGCTCTTTTAGCGGTCAGGGCGTCTACGGGTCTTGGTGGCGCGATTGCTGCTAGGAAGGGAGACCACAGCGTTGCGGGGTGAAGTGTTCCAGGGGACCTTACAGTGGGTTATTCCCCTGGAACTATGATAATGACAGCCCTAGAGAGAATGCCAGGATCGCCCCATGCCAGCCAAGGGTCCATTTctcttgttggtgtttttttCGTTTCTTTGAATTCGGGCCCCCCTGACATGACATTCAGTGACGGTTTATAGGCTGATTTGTTGATATCCTGGAGGATTGAATGCCACGAGAATGAGAGGAAAAGGGACCCTATAAACGGCGCATATCCGGTCAATTGTGATCAGACGAGAGGAATTGTCGTCTTTGAAAGTGTCTGTGGTGTTTAAATCGGTTCAATCGCCCAGAATTCCATCTCAATTGATCTAAAGTCCAACTTTTTTATACACTCGCCCCCAAAAGTCGAGAGCGTCATTGTCACAAGCTCTGTGACCCCCGAAAACCGATTCATCCTTATAAGGGATAAGACTTCACTATTTGCTGGCTTACAACTGAGCATCTGCGAGAATATTGTGTCATCTCACATAAAAGCAttgatcttgttctctttACAAAAGCATTGCCCTTTGTTGCTGCTCTTACTCTTTGACCACTTTCCACCCCCTAATTCCCAGGGCCAACCCATCCAATTTCTCGCCGCCCCCCGATCCGCGATTAATAGGCCCCCCACCCCCCATCGAAAGTCTTGTTAGACAATTCCTCAACGACCGCGACTCAACTTCCTTTCACTTCTACAACAGCCAATAACTTCAACCATGGCTTCAGTACTCACATCAACCGAGTCGCAGACTCGCCGTCGCGAACAATACCATGAAGCCGATGTCGTCGTTGTAGGAGCTGGTGTATTCGGCTGCACTATCGCCTACGCTCTCGCAAACCAGGGCCGATCcgttctccttctcgagcGATGGCTATCGGAGCCCGATCGCATCGTTGGCGAACTTCTTCAGCCTGGCGGTGTCGCCTCACTACAGAAAATCGGCCTCGGCCACTGCCTCGAGGGTATCGATGCCATGCCTTGCTACGGATACACTGTCTTCTACCACGGCGAGAAGGTCCTCATTCCTTACCCCGGTCTCGACGATAACGGCAATGTCACACATGCTTGGGGAGGTCACAGCACAGCGGATAAGAGACCGTCTGG
This genomic stretch from Fusarium oxysporum f. sp. lycopersici 4287 chromosome 2, whole genome shotgun sequence harbors:
- a CDS encoding alcohol dehydrogenase, translating into MALPFAPPPKSPLGRYRLLSPTASVWVSPICLGTMNFGNAWKEWMGECDQSTSESILDFFYEQGGNFIDSANNYQFQETEKWVGEWMRKRGNRDEIVVATKYTTNFRAGPGAPNIMVNFTGNGTKSLRASVEASLKNLQTDYIDLLYVHWYDGNTSIPELMQSLNQLVLSGKVLHLGVSDTPAWIVSKANEYARCNGLRQFSVYQGRWSAASRDFERDIIPMCQAEGMGIAPWGSLGGGKFKTEEQRNAREGRRVEASEKEIRTSKVLESIANRKNTLITSIALAYVMHKTSYVFPIIGGRKVDHLKANIQALTLHLSPEDIQEIDGANEFDAGFPNDFLYRGGNSIGGPDVWLLQMGGTFDHIQPPKPISPAARGE